Proteins encoded by one window of Vidua chalybeata isolate OUT-0048 chromosome 10, bVidCha1 merged haplotype, whole genome shotgun sequence:
- the P2RY13 gene encoding P2Y purinoceptor 13 isoform X1, with product MGTATGATATAAAGLSSLFPMTADSANTSSVGNASGAPSSARCPRDTTITHLLFPVLYTLIFLLGLVLNSLACWAFFHIPSTSTFIVYLKNILVSDFIMTLMLPLKILTDSGLGPWQLKAFVCRFSAVIFYDTMYISIVLLGLIAFDRFLKIVRPFGKFWVQNLTSAKILASLVWLFFLVLSLPNMILSNKTATPQSVRKCASLKSYLGLKWHEAVNYVCQFIFWTVLILMLLFYIVIAKKVYESYIKTQRKGNRSEKRIKGKVFIIFTVFFLCFAPFHFSRVPYTVSQTSAHMDCRLQNQLFVAKESTLWLAATNVCMDPLIYMFLCKPFVEKVFCSRVKALQRAAQTNPKTELDTRVSPTES from the exons atggggacagccacaggggCCACTGcgacagctgctgcaggtttgTCCAG CCTGTTTCCAATGACGGCAGACTCTGCAAACACGAGCTCTGTTGGTAATGCCAGTGGAGCACCCTCCTCCGCACGGTGTCCCCGTGACACCACCATCACCCACCTGCTCTTCCCCGTGCTCTACACACTCATCTTCCTCCTGGGACTCgtgctgaacagcctggcttgCTGGGCTTTCTTCCACATTCCAAGCACATCAACTTTCATCGtctatttgaaaaatatcttaGTTTCTGATTTTATAATGACCCTGATGCTCCCTCTGAAGATCCTGACAGACTCTGGCCTGGGACCGTGGCAGCTCAAGGCCTTTGTCTGTCGCTTCTCAGCCGTGATATTCTACGACACCATGTACATCAGCATAGTGCTACTCGGGCTCATTGCTTTCGACAGATTTCTCAAGATTGTGAGACCTTTTGGGAAGTTCTGGGTGCAAAATCTGACCTCAGCAAAGATCCTGGCAAGTCTGGTCTGGCTCTTCTTCCTCGTTCTCTCCCTGCCCAACATGATCTTGTCCAACAAGACAGCGACACCCCAGTCCGTGAGGAAGTGTGCCTCCTTGAAGAGTTACCTCGGACTCAAATGGCACGAAGCCGTCAACTACGTCTGCCAGTTCATCTTCTGGACTGTCCTCATCCTCATGTTGCTATTTTATATAGTTATTGCCAAAAAGGTGTATGAGTCTTATataaaaacacagaggaaaggcAACAGAAGCGAGAAACGGATCAAGGGGAAAGTATTCATCATTTTTACCGTGTTCTTCCTGTGCTTTGCCCCCTTCCACTTCAGCAGGGTCCCCTACACCGTGAGCCAGACGAGTGCCCACATGGACTGCCGCCTGCAGAACCAGCTCTTCGTGGCCAAAGAGAGCACGCTGTGGCTGGCAGCCACCAACGTCTGCATGGACCCCCTGATCTACATGTTCCTCTGCAAGCCCTTCGTGGAGAAGGTGTTCTGCAGCAGGGTAAAGGCTCTTCAGAGAGCAGCCCAGACAAACCCAAAAACAGAACTGGACACGCGAGTATCTCCCACCGAGTCTTGA
- the P2RY13 gene encoding P2Y purinoceptor 13 isoform X2, with amino-acid sequence MTADSANTSSVGNASGAPSSARCPRDTTITHLLFPVLYTLIFLLGLVLNSLACWAFFHIPSTSTFIVYLKNILVSDFIMTLMLPLKILTDSGLGPWQLKAFVCRFSAVIFYDTMYISIVLLGLIAFDRFLKIVRPFGKFWVQNLTSAKILASLVWLFFLVLSLPNMILSNKTATPQSVRKCASLKSYLGLKWHEAVNYVCQFIFWTVLILMLLFYIVIAKKVYESYIKTQRKGNRSEKRIKGKVFIIFTVFFLCFAPFHFSRVPYTVSQTSAHMDCRLQNQLFVAKESTLWLAATNVCMDPLIYMFLCKPFVEKVFCSRVKALQRAAQTNPKTELDTRVSPTES; translated from the coding sequence ATGACGGCAGACTCTGCAAACACGAGCTCTGTTGGTAATGCCAGTGGAGCACCCTCCTCCGCACGGTGTCCCCGTGACACCACCATCACCCACCTGCTCTTCCCCGTGCTCTACACACTCATCTTCCTCCTGGGACTCgtgctgaacagcctggcttgCTGGGCTTTCTTCCACATTCCAAGCACATCAACTTTCATCGtctatttgaaaaatatcttaGTTTCTGATTTTATAATGACCCTGATGCTCCCTCTGAAGATCCTGACAGACTCTGGCCTGGGACCGTGGCAGCTCAAGGCCTTTGTCTGTCGCTTCTCAGCCGTGATATTCTACGACACCATGTACATCAGCATAGTGCTACTCGGGCTCATTGCTTTCGACAGATTTCTCAAGATTGTGAGACCTTTTGGGAAGTTCTGGGTGCAAAATCTGACCTCAGCAAAGATCCTGGCAAGTCTGGTCTGGCTCTTCTTCCTCGTTCTCTCCCTGCCCAACATGATCTTGTCCAACAAGACAGCGACACCCCAGTCCGTGAGGAAGTGTGCCTCCTTGAAGAGTTACCTCGGACTCAAATGGCACGAAGCCGTCAACTACGTCTGCCAGTTCATCTTCTGGACTGTCCTCATCCTCATGTTGCTATTTTATATAGTTATTGCCAAAAAGGTGTATGAGTCTTATataaaaacacagaggaaaggcAACAGAAGCGAGAAACGGATCAAGGGGAAAGTATTCATCATTTTTACCGTGTTCTTCCTGTGCTTTGCCCCCTTCCACTTCAGCAGGGTCCCCTACACCGTGAGCCAGACGAGTGCCCACATGGACTGCCGCCTGCAGAACCAGCTCTTCGTGGCCAAAGAGAGCACGCTGTGGCTGGCAGCCACCAACGTCTGCATGGACCCCCTGATCTACATGTTCCTCTGCAAGCCCTTCGTGGAGAAGGTGTTCTGCAGCAGGGTAAAGGCTCTTCAGAGAGCAGCCCAGACAAACCCAAAAACAGAACTGGACACGCGAGTATCTCCCACCGAGTCTTGA
- the P2RY12 gene encoding P2Y purinoceptor 12 has product MQMKATTQFSSSRNDSNCTSDSRISQVIFPLLYTFLFLVGITMNGLAMWVFFKISSKSNFIIFLKNTVISDFLMILTFPFKILSDAKLVSWVLRGFVCQVTQVVFYFTMYISILFLGLITIDRYQKATSPFRTSTPRSLLAAKILSTAIWLSMFALSLPNMILNNKKKTPKNVRKCALLKSEFGLVWHEIVNYICQLIFWVSLAVIVVCYILISKELYKSYKRTRCTGKASKKTVNLKVFIIIAVFFICFVPFHFTRIPYTLSQTRDVFDCSAQNTLFYLKETTLWLTSLNACLDPFIYFFLCKSFRKSLLDMLCKSRAVSGLGAQAKGQNEGDDTDETPL; this is encoded by the coding sequence ATGCAAATGAAAGCCACAACCCAATTCAGCTCCTCCAGGAATGACAGCAACTGCACCAGCGACAGCAGGATCAGCCAAGTCATCTTCCCTTTACTCTACACATTTCTGTTCCTGGTGGGGATCACGATGAACGGCCTGGCAATGTGGGTCTTCTTTAAAATATCCAGTAAATCCAATTTCATTATCTTCCTCAAGAACACTGTGATTTCTGACTTCCTCATGATCTTGACGTTTCCATTTAAAATCCTTAGCGATGCAAAGCTGGTGTCCTGGGTCTTGCGAGGGTTTGTGTGCCAGGTCACCCAGGTAGTGTTTTACTTCACCATGTACATCAGCATCCTGTTTCTTGGTCTGATAACGATTGATCGCTATCAGAAAGCCACCTCACCATTCAGAACATCAACTCCACGGAGCCTTTTAGCTGCCAAGATCCTGTCCACAGCCATCTGGCTCTCCATGTTTGCTCTCTCGTTGCCCAACATGATTTTaaataataagaagaaaacaCCCAAGAACGTAAGGAAGTGTGCTCTCCTGAAATCAGAGTTTGGCTTAGTCTGGCACGAAATTGTAAACTACATTTGTCAGCTCATCTTCTGGGTTAGCTTGGCAGTCATAGTGGTATGTTACATCCTGATCAGCAAGGAGCTGTACAAATCCTACAAAAGGACACGATGCACAGGGAAGGCATCTAAAAAGACTGTCAATCTCAAGGTTTTCATAAtaattgctgtgttttttatttgttttgtgcCATTCCACTTTACCAGAATCCCCTACACCTTGAGCCAAACAAGAGACGTGTTTGACTGCTCTGCTCAGAACACCCTGTTCTACCTGAAGGAGACCACGCTGTGGCTGACATCCCTCAATGCCTGCCTGGATCCATTCATAtactttttcctctgcaaatcATTTAGGAAATCCTTGCTGGACATGCTGTGCAAGTCCAGGGCAGTGTCAGGGCTCGGGGCACAGGCGAAGGGGCAGAACGAGGGGGATGACACTGACGAGACGCCTCTCTAG